From the genome of Winogradskyella forsetii, one region includes:
- the pyk gene encoding pyruvate kinase, with protein MPNKKTKIVATLGPATSTKEVLKAMLDEGANVFRINFSHADYAAVEERIKMIRELNEEFGYNASILGDLQGPKLRVGTMKGEVIVNEGDEIIFATGKRFEGTKERVYMTYDKFPQDAKPGERILLDDGKLIFEVVSTDKKSEVKARVIQGGPLKSKKGVNLPNTNISQPALTEKDIEDAIFACGQGVDWIALSFVRHAEDLMELEQLISEHSDHKIPIIAKIEKPEAVENIDKIVAYCDGLMVARGDLGVEIPAEEVPLIQKQLVLRAKRARIPVIIATQMMETMITSLTPTRAEVNDVANSVMDGADAVMLSGETSVGQYPVQVIRQMANIIRSVEDSPLIEVPQSPPHIRTKRYITKAICYHAANMANEINAKAISTLTNSGYTAFQISAWRPSAHILVFTSNKRILTQLSLLWGVSAFHYDKFVSTDETVGDTNRIAKKNGFLSVGDMVISLASMPIAEKGMVNTLRVREITNE; from the coding sequence ATGCCAAACAAGAAGACAAAAATAGTAGCGACCTTAGGTCCTGCAACAAGCACTAAAGAAGTATTGAAAGCAATGCTAGATGAAGGTGCCAATGTATTTAGAATTAATTTCTCCCATGCGGATTATGCAGCGGTTGAAGAGCGCATAAAAATGATAAGGGAACTTAATGAGGAGTTTGGCTATAATGCGTCTATTTTAGGGGATTTACAAGGCCCTAAATTACGTGTAGGTACGATGAAAGGTGAGGTAATTGTAAATGAAGGCGATGAAATTATTTTCGCCACAGGAAAGCGTTTTGAGGGGACCAAGGAGCGTGTTTACATGACTTATGATAAGTTTCCTCAAGACGCAAAACCAGGAGAGCGTATTCTGTTGGATGACGGCAAACTCATTTTTGAAGTCGTTTCTACAGATAAAAAATCTGAAGTTAAAGCTAGAGTGATACAAGGTGGCCCTTTAAAATCCAAAAAAGGGGTGAACCTTCCAAACACTAACATTTCGCAACCAGCTTTAACGGAAAAGGATATTGAAGATGCAATTTTTGCTTGTGGGCAAGGAGTGGATTGGATAGCCTTGTCTTTTGTGCGTCATGCAGAAGATTTAATGGAGCTTGAACAGTTAATAAGTGAACATAGCGACCATAAAATTCCAATTATTGCTAAGATTGAAAAGCCAGAAGCGGTTGAGAATATCGATAAAATTGTGGCCTATTGCGATGGTTTAATGGTGGCTCGTGGTGATTTGGGCGTTGAAATTCCTGCTGAGGAAGTACCATTGATTCAAAAGCAACTAGTACTTAGAGCAAAACGGGCTAGAATTCCGGTAATCATTGCCACCCAAATGATGGAAACCATGATTACAAGTCTAACGCCAACACGTGCCGAGGTGAACGATGTGGCCAATTCCGTAATGGATGGTGCTGATGCCGTGATGTTATCTGGTGAGACTTCTGTTGGGCAATACCCTGTTCAAGTTATTCGTCAAATGGCAAATATTATTCGAAGTGTTGAAGATTCGCCACTTATTGAAGTACCACAATCGCCACCACACATTAGAACCAAGCGTTACATTACAAAAGCGATTTGTTATCATGCCGCAAATATGGCAAATGAGATTAATGCAAAGGCGATTTCTACATTAACAAATAGTGGATATACAGCCTTCCAAATTTCGGCTTGGAGACCTTCTGCTCATATTTTGGTATTTACGTCAAATAAAAGAATTTTAACCCAACTAAGTTTACTTTGGGGAGTTTCGGCTTTTCATTATGATAAATTTGTAAGTACAGATGAAACTGTTGGAGATACTAATAGAATAGCCAAGAAAAACGGATTTTTAAGTGTTGGCGATATGGTTATTAGTTTAGCATCCATGCCAATTGCTGAAAAGGGTATGGTAAACACCCTACGTGTTAGGGAAATTACTAATGAATAG
- a CDS encoding IPExxxVDY family protein, with the protein MALHKLQVDDFYDDSFKLIAIHCRLEDYRLAYLINKYLGLKLERKDKDIDFKYLESSYSIFEWDNETEYILWNLISNMCKKEEDGLASTGTLFNKSEKVLKTFNLISEFKKVDYFIKISDEIQNVNEKLIVHKLQAIPQIITSYTVDPLKIKSKDHLIF; encoded by the coding sequence ATGGCTCTGCACAAACTTCAGGTGGATGATTTTTATGATGATTCCTTTAAACTAATTGCGATACATTGTCGATTGGAAGATTATAGATTGGCCTATTTGATCAACAAATATTTAGGGCTTAAGTTAGAACGTAAGGATAAGGACATAGACTTTAAATATTTAGAGTCGTCTTACAGTATATTTGAATGGGATAATGAGACAGAATACATACTGTGGAATTTAATTTCTAATATGTGTAAAAAGGAAGAGGATGGTTTAGCGAGTACGGGAACGTTATTTAATAAGAGTGAAAAAGTACTTAAGACATTCAATTTAATTTCTGAATTCAAAAAAGTGGATTATTTCATAAAGATTTCAGATGAAATACAGAATGTAAACGAAAAACTGATCGTACATAAATTACAAGCCATTCCACAAATAATTACTAGTTATACGGTAGATCCGTTAAAAATAAAATCGAAAGACCATTTAATTTTTTGA
- the rnc gene encoding ribonuclease III — translation MSFIRNILNSRSHENGDFFLQLKKILGFKPKTVSIYIKAFTHRSMNIKDDKGNVINYERLEFVGDAILGSVIAAYLFEKVPHGDEGYLTKMRSKVVSREHLNKLGKELRLIDFVESKIPKSNFGDNIHGNLFEALVGAIYLDKGYSFCEKFVYKRVINPHVDIEALEGKVISYKSLLIEWCQKEKNTFDYQVYEDTGNDELKHFSVKLSINDKVVSKARATSKKKAEEKASKRAFFAFQNEITKLH, via the coding sequence ATGAGCTTCATTCGTAACATATTAAATTCCCGCTCTCATGAGAACGGGGATTTTTTTTTGCAACTCAAAAAAATTCTTGGATTTAAGCCCAAAACAGTATCAATTTATATAAAGGCCTTTACACATCGTTCCATGAATATTAAGGACGATAAAGGCAATGTTATTAACTATGAGCGCCTAGAATTTGTTGGTGACGCTATTCTTGGTTCTGTTATTGCAGCTTATTTATTTGAAAAAGTGCCACATGGTGATGAAGGATATCTTACAAAAATGCGCTCTAAAGTAGTCAGTAGGGAACATCTTAATAAGTTAGGTAAAGAACTGCGTCTTATCGATTTTGTAGAAAGTAAAATTCCGAAGTCTAATTTTGGAGACAATATTCATGGCAATCTTTTTGAAGCTTTAGTTGGTGCTATTTATTTGGACAAAGGTTACAGTTTCTGCGAAAAATTTGTCTATAAACGTGTTATAAATCCGCATGTGGATATTGAAGCCTTGGAAGGAAAAGTAATTAGCTACAAGAGTTTATTGATAGAATGGTGCCAGAAGGAGAAAAACACATTTGATTACCAAGTCTATGAAGATACTGGCAACGACGAGCTAAAACACTTTTCGGTAAAATTATCCATTAATGATAAAGTGGTTTCAAAAGCAAGAGCGACTTCAAAGAAAAAGGCCGAAGAAAAAGCGTCAAAACGTGCTTTTTTTGCCTTTCAAAATGAAATAACAAAATTGCATTAA
- the fabF gene encoding beta-ketoacyl-ACP synthase II — MELKRVVVTGLGALTPIGNTKDEYWDALVSGKSGAATVTHFDPEKFKTQFACEVKNFEVTDFIDRKLAKRMDKFSQYAMVASDEAIVDSKLDLDALNKLRVGVIWGAGIGGLETFQEEVLNYAAGDGTPRFNPFFIPKMIADIAPGNISIKYGFMGPNYTTVSACASSANSMIDALNTIRLGHCDVIITGGSEAAVTIAGMGGFNAMHAMSTRNDDPKTASRPFDANRDGFVLGEGAGAIVLEEYEHAKARGAKIYAEVVGGGLSSDAYHMTAPHPDGIGVVAVMKNCLENAGLNPEDVDHINTHGTSTPLGDVAELKAISEVFGKHAKNININSTKSMTGHLLGAAGAIEAIASIMAMEHGIVPPTINHETADENIDPELNLTLNKAQKRDIKVAMSNTFGFGGHNACVLFKKLD; from the coding sequence ATGGAATTAAAGCGAGTCGTAGTAACGGGTTTAGGTGCACTTACGCCAATAGGAAATACCAAAGATGAATATTGGGATGCTCTTGTTAGTGGAAAAAGTGGTGCCGCAACTGTCACACATTTTGATCCCGAAAAGTTCAAAACACAATTCGCTTGCGAAGTAAAAAACTTTGAAGTTACTGACTTTATTGACAGGAAATTAGCGAAGCGAATGGATAAGTTTTCGCAGTATGCAATGGTCGCTTCTGATGAAGCTATTGTGGACTCAAAACTAGACCTAGACGCTCTAAACAAATTGAGGGTCGGAGTGATTTGGGGAGCTGGTATTGGTGGTTTAGAAACATTTCAAGAAGAAGTGTTAAACTATGCTGCTGGTGACGGAACACCTCGTTTTAATCCGTTCTTCATTCCAAAAATGATTGCTGATATAGCACCTGGAAACATATCTATAAAATATGGTTTTATGGGTCCTAACTATACTACAGTATCTGCATGTGCTTCCTCTGCAAATTCAATGATTGATGCCTTAAACACTATACGTTTAGGACATTGTGATGTCATTATTACAGGTGGAAGTGAAGCTGCAGTTACTATTGCTGGTATGGGAGGATTTAATGCTATGCATGCGATGAGTACTCGTAATGATGATCCAAAAACAGCTTCTAGACCATTTGATGCTAACCGTGACGGTTTTGTGTTAGGCGAAGGTGCTGGTGCGATTGTATTGGAGGAGTACGAACACGCCAAAGCAAGAGGCGCTAAAATCTACGCAGAAGTTGTAGGTGGTGGTTTATCTTCGGACGCGTATCATATGACAGCGCCACATCCTGATGGAATAGGTGTTGTTGCAGTAATGAAAAACTGTTTGGAAAATGCTGGTTTAAATCCGGAAGATGTAGATCATATTAATACACACGGTACATCGACACCATTAGGTGATGTTGCCGAGTTAAAAGCTATATCTGAAGTATTTGGCAAACACGCTAAAAACATAAATATTAATTCCACTAAATCTATGACAGGTCACTTGTTGGGTGCTGCTGGAGCTATTGAGGCTATTGCTTCGATTATGGCAATGGAGCATGGTATTGTACCACCAACAATCAACCATGAAACGGCTGACGAAAACATAGATCCAGAATTAAATTTAACGCTCAATAAAGCTCAGAAACGAGATATTAAAGTCGCAATGAGTAATACCTTTGGATTTGGCGGTCACAACGCTTGTGTATTATTTAAAAAACTAGATTAA
- a CDS encoding acyl carrier protein, with the protein MSDIASRVKAIIVDKLGVDENEVVTEASFTNDLGADSLDTVELIMEFEKEFDIQIPDDQAENIATVGQAVSYIEEAK; encoded by the coding sequence ATGTCAGACATTGCATCACGAGTAAAAGCGATTATCGTAGATAAATTAGGTGTTGATGAAAACGAAGTTGTAACTGAAGCTAGCTTCACTAACGATTTAGGAGCGGATTCATTAGATACTGTAGAATTAATAATGGAATTTGAAAAAGAATTCGATATTCAAATCCCAGACGATCAAGCTGAGAACATTGCAACAGTTGGTCAGGCCGTTTCTTATATAGAAGAAGCAAAATAA
- a CDS encoding ribonuclease H1 domain-containing protein: MSKKKKKKYYTVWKGHKTGVFEKWDDCKAQIKGFDGAQYKSFSNFEAAKKALKGNYFDYVGKNKSFTSGLSEAELKKIGQPNFNSISVDAASSGNPGIMEYRGVDTKTKKQLFIQGPFEQGTNNIGEFLALVHGLAFLKNHNSDRIMYTDSKTAMSWVRKKTCNSKLERNAKNKPVYDLVDRAVQWLKTNDYSTTIVKWETKAWGEIPADFGRK; encoded by the coding sequence GTGTCAAAAAAAAAGAAAAAAAAATATTACACCGTATGGAAAGGCCATAAAACAGGAGTTTTTGAAAAGTGGGACGACTGCAAAGCCCAAATCAAAGGTTTTGATGGAGCACAGTACAAATCATTTTCAAATTTTGAAGCCGCAAAAAAAGCACTAAAAGGAAATTACTTTGACTACGTTGGAAAAAACAAATCATTTACCAGCGGACTTTCCGAAGCAGAACTTAAAAAAATAGGACAACCCAACTTCAACTCTATTTCTGTTGATGCAGCTTCGAGTGGCAATCCTGGTATCATGGAATACAGAGGTGTGGATACCAAAACTAAAAAGCAACTTTTCATTCAAGGTCCTTTTGAACAAGGCACCAATAATATTGGCGAATTTTTAGCTTTGGTTCACGGTCTAGCATTTTTAAAAAATCACAATAGCGACCGTATAATGTACACGGATTCTAAAACCGCTATGAGTTGGGTGCGGAAAAAAACATGTAATTCTAAGCTAGAACGTAATGCTAAAAACAAACCTGTTTACGATTTGGTAGATCGTGCTGTACAATGGTTAAAGACTAATGACTATTCCACAACAATTGTAAAATGGGAAACTAAGGCTTGGGGAGAAATACCTGCTGATTTTGGGAGGAAGTAA
- a CDS encoding type II toxin-antitoxin system RelE/ParE family toxin yields the protein MGFEIELSHFSKIDLKEARDYYFVISPVVLKRFDNELSETMERIAINPQYFQKGNRNRKIVFTKEFPFGIHYLVDGNTVYIQRILHQKRHYQ from the coding sequence ATGGGATTTGAAATTGAATTAAGTCATTTCTCAAAAATTGATTTAAAAGAAGCACGTGATTATTATTTTGTGATATCTCCAGTTGTATTAAAACGGTTTGATAATGAGTTATCTGAAACAATGGAAAGAATTGCCATAAACCCTCAATATTTTCAAAAGGGTAATCGCAACAGAAAAATTGTGTTTACTAAAGAATTCCCTTTTGGTATTCATTATTTGGTTGACGGAAACACGGTTTATATTCAAAGAATCCTACATCAAAAACGACATTATCAATAA
- a CDS encoding AAA family ATPase produces MPYLKTININTDRTHPFPYDIPAIKHAKHLDFSNKITFLVGENGSGKSTLLEAIAYRLQLPHMDGVGYSKKSFDAAKTLLPYLELTWQIERSVGFFFRAEDFGDFLNSIHRADASIASQLGDLGENVPKHIVDQMKDSANHQLHHVRKNFGQELDTFSHGEAYLQIMNQKINSRGIYLLDEPEAALSPARQLTLISFLNQHLKTHNSQFIIATHSPMLLAYPDATIYEITPNGMEKTALEDTEHYTVTKSFLNNPETFLRHL; encoded by the coding sequence TTGCCATACCTAAAAACCATAAATATCAATACCGATCGTACGCATCCATTTCCATACGATATTCCTGCCATTAAACATGCTAAGCATCTAGATTTCTCTAACAAAATCACTTTTCTGGTGGGCGAAAATGGCTCAGGGAAGTCCACACTTTTAGAAGCTATTGCCTACAGATTGCAATTGCCGCACATGGATGGTGTTGGTTATTCTAAAAAAAGTTTCGATGCCGCAAAAACCTTATTGCCATATTTAGAATTAACATGGCAGATAGAACGTTCGGTTGGTTTCTTTTTTAGAGCTGAAGATTTTGGTGATTTCCTCAATAGTATTCACCGAGCTGATGCTTCTATTGCTAGCCAATTAGGAGATTTAGGGGAAAACGTTCCTAAACATATTGTAGATCAGATGAAAGATAGTGCCAACCATCAATTGCATCATGTACGGAAAAATTTTGGTCAGGAGTTAGATACATTTTCTCATGGAGAAGCTTATTTACAAATTATGAATCAGAAAATAAACTCCAGAGGCATTTATTTATTAGATGAACCAGAAGCTGCATTATCTCCCGCAAGACAGCTCACACTTATTTCATTTTTAAATCAACATTTAAAAACACACAACTCGCAATTTATTATTGCAACACATTCACCAATGTTGTTAGCCTATCCTGATGCTACTATTTATGAAATCACTCCAAATGGCATGGAAAAAACAGCTTTAGAAGACACAGAACATTATACGGTTACAAAATCTTTTCTCAATAATCCTGAGACTTTTTTGAGACATCTTTAG
- a CDS encoding PfkB family carbohydrate kinase, whose amino-acid sequence MSKLVIVGTVAFDAIETPFGKTDKILGGAGTFIGLAASNFNVDAAVVSVVGGDFPQKYLDLMSDRNIDVSGIEIVKEGKTFFWSGKYHNDMNSRDTLATELNVLADFEPVVPENYKDAEVVMLGNLHPNTQMSVLNQMSEKPKLVILDTMNFWMDCALEDLHNTIKHIDVITINDEEARQLTGEYSLVVAARKIQDMGPKYVVIKKGEHGALLFHDDNIFYAPALPLEEVFDPTGAGDTFAGGFAGYLAKTGNFSFENMKTAVIYGSTLASFCVEKFGTERMQTITDKEIYERLDQFKSLTQFDIELN is encoded by the coding sequence ATGAGTAAATTAGTGATTGTTGGTACGGTAGCTTTTGATGCTATTGAAACCCCTTTTGGAAAAACCGATAAAATACTTGGTGGAGCTGGCACCTTTATAGGCTTGGCGGCTTCTAATTTTAATGTAGATGCTGCAGTTGTTTCTGTAGTTGGAGGCGATTTTCCACAAAAATATTTGGACTTAATGTCTGATAGAAATATCGATGTCTCTGGTATCGAAATTGTAAAAGAAGGGAAAACATTTTTTTGGAGTGGCAAATATCATAACGATATGAACTCTCGCGATACCTTGGCCACCGAACTAAATGTACTTGCCGATTTTGAACCTGTAGTGCCCGAAAATTACAAAGATGCCGAAGTCGTCATGTTAGGCAATTTGCATCCAAATACGCAAATGAGTGTGTTAAACCAAATGTCTGAAAAACCAAAATTGGTCATTTTAGATACCATGAATTTTTGGATGGATTGTGCTTTAGAAGATTTGCACAACACAATTAAACATATTGACGTTATTACTATAAATGATGAAGAAGCTAGACAATTAACTGGTGAATATTCACTAGTTGTTGCAGCCAGAAAGATTCAAGATATGGGACCAAAATATGTGGTCATCAAAAAAGGGGAACATGGTGCTTTATTGTTTCATGATGATAATATATTTTACGCTCCTGCCCTTCCCTTAGAAGAAGTGTTCGATCCAACTGGAGCTGGTGATACTTTCGCTGGAGGCTTTGCTGGTTATTTAGCAAAAACCGGTAACTTCTCTTTTGAAAACATGAAAACGGCCGTCATCTATGGCTCTACACTTGCATCCTTCTGCGTCGAAAAGTTTGGAACTGAGCGTATGCAAACCATAACAGATAAAGAAATTTATGAACGATTAGACCAGTTTAAGAGTCTAACACAATTTGATATCGAATTAAATTAA
- a CDS encoding amidophosphoribosyltransferase yields the protein MSDALKHECGIALIRLLKPLEYYKEKYGSAFYGVNKMYLMMEKQHNRGQDGAGFASIKLDVKPGERYISRVRSIAQQPIQDIFAQINERINDELTKNEAYQDNVALQKKNIPYIGEVLLGHVRYGTFGKNSVESVHPFLRQNNWMHRNLIVAGNFNMTNVNELFDNLIEIGQHPKEKADTITVMEKIGHFLDDAVSKIYKDLKKEGYNKNECSPLIAERLKVGKILKRAAKNWDGGYAMAGLLGHGDSFVLRDPSGIRPAYYYKDDEIVVVASERPVIQTVFNVPFESVKELDPGHAIITKKSGTTKIKKILEPLERKACSFERIYFSRGSDAEIYQERKKLGRLLMPKVLEAIDNDTKNSVFSYIPNTAETSFYGMIETVEDHLNEKKTNSILSGGGKLSAEKVTEILSERPRIEKIAIKDVKLRTFITEDSSRDDLVAHVYDVTYGVIKPNDNLVIIDDSIVRGTTLKKSIIKMMDRLNPKKIVVVSSAPQIRYPDCYGIDMANLESLVAFRAALELLKDNNNYHIVEEVYNKCLKQVNMKDKNVVNYVKEIYDSFSDEEISDKISELLGGENINAEVKIIFQPVENLHKACPKNLGDWYFTGNYPTAGGNRVVNRAFINFYEGNKERAY from the coding sequence ATGAGTGATGCTTTAAAACATGAGTGCGGAATTGCACTTATCAGGCTTTTAAAACCTTTAGAATACTATAAAGAAAAGTATGGAAGTGCTTTTTATGGTGTTAACAAGATGTACTTAATGATGGAAAAACAGCATAATCGCGGACAAGATGGTGCTGGTTTTGCAAGTATAAAATTAGACGTTAAGCCTGGTGAACGCTACATCAGTCGTGTGCGTTCTATTGCCCAACAACCTATACAAGATATTTTTGCCCAAATCAATGAGCGTATTAACGACGAATTGACCAAAAACGAAGCCTACCAAGATAACGTTGCTTTACAGAAAAAGAACATTCCTTATATAGGTGAAGTTTTATTAGGTCATGTACGCTATGGTACGTTTGGAAAAAACAGCGTAGAAAGCGTTCATCCATTTTTAAGACAAAACAATTGGATGCACAGAAACCTCATCGTGGCTGGTAATTTTAATATGACCAATGTTAACGAACTCTTCGATAACCTTATTGAAATTGGCCAGCATCCAAAGGAAAAGGCTGACACCATTACTGTAATGGAAAAAATTGGTCATTTTTTAGATGATGCCGTTTCAAAAATTTATAAAGACTTAAAAAAAGAAGGTTATAATAAAAATGAGTGTTCGCCACTAATTGCAGAACGTTTAAAAGTTGGTAAAATTTTAAAGAGAGCAGCGAAGAATTGGGATGGCGGTTACGCCATGGCTGGTTTGTTAGGTCATGGGGATTCTTTTGTTTTAAGGGATCCTTCAGGAATAAGACCAGCTTATTATTATAAGGATGATGAAATTGTAGTTGTGGCTTCAGAGCGTCCTGTTATTCAAACAGTTTTTAATGTGCCTTTTGAATCTGTGAAGGAATTAGATCCAGGACATGCGATCATCACAAAAAAATCTGGTACTACTAAAATCAAAAAAATATTAGAGCCTTTAGAACGTAAGGCCTGTTCTTTTGAACGCATCTATTTTTCACGTGGAAGTGATGCCGAAATTTACCAGGAACGAAAAAAGCTAGGTCGATTGTTAATGCCAAAAGTTCTTGAAGCCATTGATAATGACACAAAAAATAGTGTGTTCTCATATATTCCAAATACCGCAGAAACCTCATTTTATGGTATGATCGAAACAGTTGAAGATCACCTCAACGAAAAGAAAACAAACTCTATTCTCAGTGGAGGCGGTAAGCTCTCGGCAGAAAAGGTTACCGAAATTTTATCTGAACGACCAAGAATTGAAAAAATAGCTATTAAAGATGTTAAGCTAAGAACTTTTATTACCGAAGACAGTAGTAGGGATGATTTGGTAGCACACGTTTACGATGTCACGTATGGCGTAATTAAACCAAACGACAACTTAGTGATTATTGACGACAGTATTGTGAGAGGTACCACGTTGAAAAAAAGTATCATTAAAATGATGGATAGATTAAATCCTAAAAAAATAGTGGTGGTTTCTTCTGCGCCTCAAATACGCTACCCAGATTGTTATGGCATCGATATGGCAAACCTTGAAAGTTTAGTCGCGTTTAGAGCTGCGTTGGAATTATTAAAGGACAATAACAACTATCATATTGTTGAAGAGGTCTATAATAAATGTCTCAAACAAGTCAACATGAAAGATAAAAACGTGGTTAACTACGTCAAAGAAATCTATGATAGTTTTTCGGATGAAGAAATTTCAGATAAGATTTCTGAATTACTTGGCGGAGAAAATATAAACGCCGAAGTCAAAATTATTTTTCAACCTGTTGAAAATTTGCATAAAGCTTGCCCAAAAAACTTAGGTGACTGGTACTTTACAGGGAATTACCCAACTGCTGGAGGTAATAGAGTTGTAAATAGAGCTTTTATTAATTTTTACGAAGGGAATAAAGAGCGTGCCTACTAG
- a CDS encoding superoxide dismutase, with protein sequence MAFELPKLKYAYDALEPNIDARTMEIHHTKHHQGYTNKLNAAIEGTDLEGKTIDNILINLDKDNKAVRNNGGGFYNHSLFWEIMNPEGKGRLSGDLKDAIESKYGSFEAFKDEFSKAAATQFGSGWAWLCVHKGGKVEVCSSPNQDNPLMPGVGCGGTPILGLDVWEHAYYLKYQNKRPEYIEAFFNVINWNEVERRYAEAK encoded by the coding sequence ATGGCTTTCGAATTACCGAAATTAAAATATGCTTACGATGCTTTAGAACCAAATATTGATGCTCGCACTATGGAGATTCATCATACTAAACATCACCAAGGCTACACCAATAAATTAAATGCTGCTATTGAAGGTACGGATTTAGAAGGAAAAACAATTGACAATATTCTTATCAATTTGGATAAGGATAACAAAGCTGTTAGAAATAATGGTGGTGGATTTTATAATCACTCGTTATTCTGGGAGATTATGAATCCTGAAGGAAAAGGACGTTTGTCCGGAGACTTAAAAGATGCTATTGAATCAAAGTATGGTTCATTTGAGGCGTTTAAAGACGAGTTTTCTAAGGCGGCTGCAACACAATTCGGCTCAGGTTGGGCTTGGTTATGCGTACACAAAGGCGGAAAGGTTGAAGTTTGTTCGTCGCCAAACCAAGATAATCCATTAATGCCAGGCGTTGGTTGCGGAGGCACACCGATTTTAGGACTGGATGTTTGGGAGCATGCTTATTATCTAAAGTATCAAAATAAAAGACCAGAATATATTGAGGCGTTTTTTAATGTCATTAATTGGAACGAAGTTGAGAGACGCTATGCTGAAGCTAAGTAA